One window of the Takifugu rubripes chromosome 13, fTakRub1.2, whole genome shotgun sequence genome contains the following:
- the spi1b gene encoding transcription factor PU.1b isoform X2, producing MLHPFRMESYLIPPHSEEMYDPEIYRHPISDYYNPYVLDAEIQAEHWDYHAHPHIHPVEYENLQETNFTELQSVQALHPPALIRHDPIRYETENLLDPNLGTHVLQQPVAFYPRTVYPTQVSQRSSDEDEHGEWCSPLEVSDEEGLRERAPCSTPDLGNKKKIRLYQFLLDLLRNGDMKDSIWWVDRDKGTFQFSSKHKEALAHRWGIQKGNRKKMTYQKMARALRNYGKTGEVKKIKKKLTYQFSDEVLGKRSAYV from the exons ATGTTGCATCCTTTCAGAATGGAGTCCTACCTGATTCCACCT CACTCGGAGGAAATGTACGACCCTGAGATCTACAGACACCCCATTTCAGATTATTATAACCCCTATGTGCTAGATGCAGAAATCCAGGCAG AACACTGGGACTACCACGCTCACCCCCACATACACCCTGTGGAGTATGAAAACCTCCAAGAGACCAActtcacagagctgcagagcgtGCAGGCTCTCCACCCGCCCGCGCTAATACGTCACGACCCCATTAGATACGAGACAGAGAACCTGCTGGATCCCAACCTGGGGACACACGTGTTGCAGCAGCCA GTGGCCTTCTACCCTCGGACCGTGTATCCCACCCAAGTGTCCCAGCGCAGCTCTGATGAAGACGAGCACGGGGAGTGGTGTTCCCCGCTGGAGGTGTCTGACGAGGAGGGCCTGAGAGAGCGagccccctgcagcacacctgaCCTgg GCAACAAAAAGAAGATCCGCTTGTACCAGTTCCTGTTGGACCTCCTAAGGAACGGCGACATGAAGGACAGTATCTGGTGGGTGGACAGAGACAAAGGGACATTCCAGTTTTCCTCCAAACACAAGGAGGCTCTGGCACATCGCTGGGGAATCCAGAAAGGAAACCGCAAAAAGATGACCTATCAGAAGATGGCACGAGCGCTGCGCAACTACGGCAAAACCGGGGAGGTGAAAAAGATAAAGAAGAAGCTGACCTACCAGTTCAGCGACGAGGTGCTGGGGAAGAGGAGCGCCTACGTGTAG
- the spi1b gene encoding transcription factor PU.1b isoform X1 produces the protein MLHPFRMESYLIPPHSEEMYDPEIYRHPISDYYNPYVLDAEIQAEHWDYHAHPHIHPVEYENLQETNFTELQSVQALHPPALIRHDPIRYETENLLDPNLGTHVLQQPVAFYPRTVYPTQVSQRSSDEDEHGEWCSPLEVSDEEGLRERAPCSTPDLGKKKKSSGLHAQFRGNKKKIRLYQFLLDLLRNGDMKDSIWWVDRDKGTFQFSSKHKEALAHRWGIQKGNRKKMTYQKMARALRNYGKTGEVKKIKKKLTYQFSDEVLGKRSAYV, from the exons ATGTTGCATCCTTTCAGAATGGAGTCCTACCTGATTCCACCT CACTCGGAGGAAATGTACGACCCTGAGATCTACAGACACCCCATTTCAGATTATTATAACCCCTATGTGCTAGATGCAGAAATCCAGGCAG AACACTGGGACTACCACGCTCACCCCCACATACACCCTGTGGAGTATGAAAACCTCCAAGAGACCAActtcacagagctgcagagcgtGCAGGCTCTCCACCCGCCCGCGCTAATACGTCACGACCCCATTAGATACGAGACAGAGAACCTGCTGGATCCCAACCTGGGGACACACGTGTTGCAGCAGCCA GTGGCCTTCTACCCTCGGACCGTGTATCCCACCCAAGTGTCCCAGCGCAGCTCTGATGAAGACGAGCACGGGGAGTGGTGTTCCCCGCTGGAGGTGTCTGACGAGGAGGGCCTGAGAGAGCGagccccctgcagcacacctgaCCTgggtaagaagaagaagagcagcggGCTTCACGCACAGTTTAGAG GCAACAAAAAGAAGATCCGCTTGTACCAGTTCCTGTTGGACCTCCTAAGGAACGGCGACATGAAGGACAGTATCTGGTGGGTGGACAGAGACAAAGGGACATTCCAGTTTTCCTCCAAACACAAGGAGGCTCTGGCACATCGCTGGGGAATCCAGAAAGGAAACCGCAAAAAGATGACCTATCAGAAGATGGCACGAGCGCTGCGCAACTACGGCAAAACCGGGGAGGTGAAAAAGATAAAGAAGAAGCTGACCTACCAGTTCAGCGACGAGGTGCTGGGGAAGAGGAGCGCCTACGTGTAG
- the spi1b gene encoding transcription factor PU.1b isoform X3 has translation MYDPEIYRHPISDYYNPYVLDAEIQAEHWDYHAHPHIHPVEYENLQETNFTELQSVQALHPPALIRHDPIRYETENLLDPNLGTHVLQQPVAFYPRTVYPTQVSQRSSDEDEHGEWCSPLEVSDEEGLRERAPCSTPDLGKKKKSSGLHAQFRGNKKKIRLYQFLLDLLRNGDMKDSIWWVDRDKGTFQFSSKHKEALAHRWGIQKGNRKKMTYQKMARALRNYGKTGEVKKIKKKLTYQFSDEVLGKRSAYV, from the exons ATGTACGACCCTGAGATCTACAGACACCCCATTTCAGATTATTATAACCCCTATGTGCTAGATGCAGAAATCCAGGCAG AACACTGGGACTACCACGCTCACCCCCACATACACCCTGTGGAGTATGAAAACCTCCAAGAGACCAActtcacagagctgcagagcgtGCAGGCTCTCCACCCGCCCGCGCTAATACGTCACGACCCCATTAGATACGAGACAGAGAACCTGCTGGATCCCAACCTGGGGACACACGTGTTGCAGCAGCCA GTGGCCTTCTACCCTCGGACCGTGTATCCCACCCAAGTGTCCCAGCGCAGCTCTGATGAAGACGAGCACGGGGAGTGGTGTTCCCCGCTGGAGGTGTCTGACGAGGAGGGCCTGAGAGAGCGagccccctgcagcacacctgaCCTgggtaagaagaagaagagcagcggGCTTCACGCACAGTTTAGAG GCAACAAAAAGAAGATCCGCTTGTACCAGTTCCTGTTGGACCTCCTAAGGAACGGCGACATGAAGGACAGTATCTGGTGGGTGGACAGAGACAAAGGGACATTCCAGTTTTCCTCCAAACACAAGGAGGCTCTGGCACATCGCTGGGGAATCCAGAAAGGAAACCGCAAAAAGATGACCTATCAGAAGATGGCACGAGCGCTGCGCAACTACGGCAAAACCGGGGAGGTGAAAAAGATAAAGAAGAAGCTGACCTACCAGTTCAGCGACGAGGTGCTGGGGAAGAGGAGCGCCTACGTGTAG